In one Myxocyprinus asiaticus isolate MX2 ecotype Aquarium Trade chromosome 29, UBuf_Myxa_2, whole genome shotgun sequence genomic region, the following are encoded:
- the LOC127420038 gene encoding E3 ubiquitin/ISG15 ligase TRIM25-like, with amino-acid sequence MTLTIVRVHVEVLSLITWRDMSQSKPDERLALELSCPICLQLYRNPVTLPCGHNYCLSCIQNAAGTEDPKNPRRCPECREEYGSPETLPKNFKLSGIVDGYLAATSNGGLKEEPVVPCDQCLEDPAAAVKFCIRCEMSLCLGHLKRHEERHRSKGHILEELPIERDGKRCPVHRKVTEYLCAQERLFLCSECVIEGAHQNHDVQTFEVAKEEMQRVLEGLGKAVSDKLQMTEVLLRNANERDGPVDKTEDKLVARANILLDNMSTLISTYKSLMSTAMDDELHLRGKSWQASLSDLENCHKLLQEAHQSASKVLSESSEFLFIQRYLNIEPRVRQAANTTIPSLPTQEPSCAKHLRSTLRTDTFHAEMSLLLECLHGMMNPLDLTFNPATAHPSLMLSTDLKTAKQCERGKNSSVGDQGERFSTATQVMCSQGFSAGVHMWAVEIGPGCMWSVGLCYKSILRKGDHSRLGHNTSSWRLQWKNKKLTACHDSANMVVGDGLVVPPKRVEVTLDYEGRTVAFHSTGQAGRKQHLHTFSAIFKDIVYPAFGIHSTSEESWITLLSGV; translated from the exons ATGACCCTCACTATTGTACGTGTACATGTAGAAGTGCTGTCGCTGATAACGTGGAGAGACATGTCTCAAAGTAAACCTGATGAACGTCTAGCATTGGAGCTGAGCTGTCCGATCTGCTTGCAGCTATACCGTAATCCTGTGACCCTTCCTTGTGGACACAATTATTGCTTGAGTTGTATACAAAATGCAGCAGGCACAGAAGACCCCAAGAACCCGAGACGTTGCCCAGAATGTAGGGAAGAGTACGGCAGCCCAGAAACACTGCCAAAGAACTTCAAACTCAGCGGTATTGTGGATGGGTACCTGGCAGCTACATCCAATGGTGGACTGAAAGAAGAACCTGTAGTGCCGTGTGACCAGTGTCTAGAAGATCCTGCAGCTGCTGTAAAATTCTGCATACGCTGTGAAATGTCATTGTGTCTTGGCCACCTCAAGCGGCATGAGGAACGGCACCGTTCTAAAGGGCATATATTGGAGGAGCTGCCCATAGAACGAGATGGAAAGAGATGCCCGGTGCACAGGAAGGTAACGGAATATCTGTGTGCACAAGAGAGACTGTTTCTCTGCTCGGAGTGCGTGATAGAAGGGGCCCACCAGAACCACGATGTGCAGACATTTGAGGTAGCAAAAGAAGAAATGCAGAGAGTTCTGGAAGGGCTGGGAAAGGCTGTGTCTGATAAGCTACAGATGACAGAAGTTCTGCTCAGAAATGCCAATGAAAGAGATGGGCCTGTTGACAAGACAGAAGATAAACTGGTGGCCAGGGCAaacattttgctggacaataTGTCTACATTGATAAGCACATACAAG aGTCTTATGAGCACTGCGATGGACGATGAACTTCATTTGCGTGGCAAAAGCTGGCAGGCCAGTCTGAGTGATTTGGAGAATTGTCACAAGCTGCTGCAAGAAGCCCACCAGAGTGCCAGTAAGGTTCTTTCTGAATCCTCAGAGTTTCTCTTCATTCAGCGCTACCTTAACATTGAACCAAGGGTCCGCCAGGCTGCTAACACCACCATTCCCAGTCTACCTACCCAAGAACCTTCATGTGCCAAACACCTGCGCTCTACTCTTCGAACAGACACCTTCCATGCCGAGATGAGTCTTCTACTGGAGTGTCTCCATGGTATGATGAACCCTCTGGACCTGACCTTCAACCCAGCCACGGCCCATCCCAGCCTTATGCTGTCTACCGATCTCAAAACAGCCAAGCagtgtgagagagggaagaaCAGCAGTGTTGGAGACCAGGGTGAGCGGTTCTCTACCGCAACTCAGGTCATGTGCTCCCAAGGTTTCTCTGCAGGAGTTCACATGTGGGCAGTGGAGATAGGGCCTGGATGTATGTGGTCAGTTGGACTGTGCTACAAAAGCATCCTGCGTAAAGGTGATCACAGCAGGCTGGGGCATAACACCAGCTCCTGGAGGTTGCAGTGGAAGAACAAAAAGTTGACGGCATGCCACGATTCTGCTAATATGGTTGTAGGTGACGGGCTGGTTGTGCCACCAAAGAGGGTTGAAGTGACCCTGGATTACGAAGGAAGAACTGTTGCTTTCCATAGCACAGGACAAGCAGGAAGAAAGCAGCATCTTCATACATTTAGTGCCATATTCAAGGATATAGTGTATCCTGCATTTGGGATCCACTCTACCTCGGAGGAGTCTTGGATCACACTTTTGAGTGGAGTTTGA